A window of the Desulfobacula toluolica Tol2 genome harbors these coding sequences:
- a CDS encoding SDR family oxidoreductase, translating to MNPTNGFDDDRFQKQKLVLVTGATGYVAGRLVPLLLESGYRVRTMGRSIEKMAGRSWGCHSSVELVKGDIMDIASLNRAVKGCGTVYYLVHSMISQKGKYRHADRTGARNMVRAAADQGADHIIYLGGLGDITHNNISKHLLSRNEVAQILKQGPVPVTVLRAAMILGSGSASFEILRYLAERLPVMITPKWVRMPTQPIAITNVLGYLKGCLEHPETRGKTFDIGGPDVVTYRDLFWIFREVAGLPKPVMIAVPVLTPKLSSLWIHLVTPVPAAIAQPLTEGLSLPTVCTETSIRKIIPQDLIDCREAIRRALDRVRREQVDTCWTDAGAMIYPEWTHCGDSDYSGGTLLECGYRARVNGTARSLWSAIVRLGGRTGYYGADILWQIRGFFDVLAGGVGLNRGRRSKEHLQVGDALDFWRVLELDTPLKLLLVAEMKTPGEALLEIRVDPLDGHQCDLTLFSRFLPKGLPGILYWYGLYPFHQYVFVHMLKGIVKAAGLELLSSPKRFTPKINRSCKTIDQ from the coding sequence ATGAACCCGACAAATGGTTTTGATGACGACCGTTTCCAAAAGCAAAAACTCGTGTTGGTGACCGGGGCAACCGGATATGTGGCCGGACGGCTTGTGCCGCTGCTGCTGGAATCAGGATACAGGGTAAGAACCATGGGGCGCTCCATTGAGAAAATGGCAGGCCGCTCCTGGGGCTGCCATTCGTCTGTTGAACTGGTGAAAGGGGATATCATGGATATAGCATCCCTGAATCGTGCCGTAAAAGGATGCGGCACGGTTTACTATCTGGTGCACTCCATGATATCGCAGAAGGGAAAATACCGGCATGCGGACCGGACAGGCGCCCGAAACATGGTCCGGGCCGCAGCAGATCAAGGTGCGGATCATATCATATACCTTGGGGGGCTTGGGGATATCACCCACAATAACATCAGCAAACACCTGCTGTCACGAAATGAAGTGGCCCAAATTCTTAAACAGGGACCTGTGCCGGTTACCGTGCTGAGGGCGGCCATGATCCTGGGTTCGGGCAGTGCAAGTTTTGAGATATTAAGATATCTGGCGGAAAGACTGCCTGTCATGATAACTCCCAAATGGGTGAGAATGCCCACACAGCCCATTGCCATTACCAATGTTCTGGGCTATCTGAAAGGGTGTCTGGAACATCCTGAAACCCGTGGAAAAACTTTTGATATTGGCGGGCCGGATGTGGTTACTTACCGGGATTTGTTTTGGATTTTCCGCGAAGTGGCAGGCCTGCCAAAACCTGTAATGATTGCGGTTCCAGTATTAACCCCCAAACTGTCTTCGTTGTGGATTCATCTGGTAACACCGGTTCCGGCCGCCATTGCACAACCGCTGACGGAAGGCTTGAGCCTTCCCACGGTCTGTACGGAAACATCCATCCGAAAAATTATTCCCCAGGATTTGATTGATTGCCGTGAGGCTATTCGTCGGGCCCTTGACCGTGTCCGCCGGGAACAGGTGGATACCTGCTGGACTGATGCCGGTGCCATGATCTATCCTGAATGGACCCATTGCGGGGATTCTGATTATTCCGGCGGAACTCTTCTTGAATGCGGTTACCGGGCAAGAGTAAACGGCACGGCCCGATCTCTGTGGTCGGCCATTGTAAGGCTGGGAGGCCGGACCGGTTATTATGGCGCAGATATCCTCTGGCAGATTCGTGGATTTTTTGATGTGCTTGCCGGTGGCGTGGGTCTGAACCGGGGACGAAGGTCAAAAGAACACCTCCAGGTGGGAGATGCCCTGGATTTCTGGCGGGTTCTTGAATTGGATACGCCTTTAAAACTGTTGCTCGTGGCTGAAATGAAAACACCGGGTGAGGCCCTGCTGGAGATTCGAGTCGATCCACTTGACGGTCACCAATGCGACTTGACGCTTTTTTCCCGTTTCCTGCCCAAAGGGCTGCCGGGTATTTTATATTGGTATGGACTTTACCCGTTTCATCAATATGTGTTTGTTCACATGCTCAAGGGAATTGTAAAAGCGGCAGGACTGGAACTGTTGTCATCGCCGAAACGCTTTACGCCGAAAATAAACAGATCCTGCAAAACAATTGATCAATAA
- a CDS encoding pyridoxamine 5'-phosphate oxidase family protein, with the protein MEPSKETALNKIRALFDTETLSVLSTQKNGQPYSSLVAFASTSDLKQIIFLTPSTTRKYDNLTASPRVAMLINNSRNLAEDFYNAISVTATGRASTVEGDDKKRLLDIYLERHPHLKDFAAAPTTALVSMAVDRYIMVSRFQNVVEIKVGS; encoded by the coding sequence ATGGAACCTTCAAAAGAGACAGCATTGAACAAAATCAGAGCATTGTTTGACACCGAAACCCTGTCGGTTTTGTCGACGCAGAAAAACGGGCAGCCCTATTCCAGCCTTGTGGCATTTGCTTCAACCTCTGACCTGAAACAGATCATTTTTTTAACTCCTAGCACCACCCGGAAATATGATAACCTGACAGCCAGCCCCAGGGTGGCCATGTTGATCAATAACAGCCGGAACCTGGCCGAGGATTTTTACAATGCCATATCAGTCACTGCCACAGGCAGGGCCTCTACGGTTGAAGGCGATGATAAAAAAAGGCTTTTAGACATCTACCTTGAACGGCATCCTCATCTAAAGGATTTTGCAGCAGCCCCAACCACCGCACTGGTGAGTATGGCAGTGGACCGGTATATCATGGTGAGCCGGTTTCAGAATGTTGTTGAGATAAAGGTGGGATCATGA
- a CDS encoding PEP/pyruvate-binding domain-containing protein, producing MKSFLQLYDITDGDLEQVGGKTLALARLHQHKIRVPKTFCVPCHVYDSYLSGTRLKDRILMEINRKAIEKMRWEEIWDVSLRIRNFFLTTPIPGRLGQSLAREIHTHCGTAPVAVRSSAPAEDGKSTSFAGVHESFLNVSGTDAILKHIRLVWASLYSDAALLYRKELGLDISKSSMAVVIQELIPSDRSGVFFSINPSDSAQSVLESVYGLNQGLVDGDIDPDRWIIDRFSGNILKHTEPMRDHYAVPVLDGVSLESLPEDLRNKPPLNEQEIRQVWETGIKAERLFNRPQDMEWAFSRDRLVVLQARPVTSSGFKDSDDKRAWYLSLHRSHENLKTLHDKIENSLIPEMILTADKMGQIHLPEMTNAALANEIKTRQEIYDHWVKVYWADFIPFAHGIRLFGQVYNDAVRPEDPYEFMKLLEKTGLKSIERNRLLEKLADVIRQDPDLNETLAIGDEPAGDHLFMVLLEEFVSKFGDLACQTSGASECYQGNTAIIRIILQFARRPSAPALKNDKTDIHALREKYLACFYSEKQAFAKDILHLGRASYRLRDDDNIHLGRIEARLFEAVREGRNRLADPDAYPFDLERLAELPALSSHLEGPAPSPEKETASGVKDLWLKARQVVGHPAGPGIAKGCARVILEQDDLLEFKQGEVLICQGVDPNMTFVVPLAAAVIEERGGMLIHGAIIAREYGLPCVTGASHITGLIRTGDQVTVDGYLGIVTCDTGELES from the coding sequence ATGAAATCTTTTCTACAGCTTTACGATATAACGGACGGAGACCTTGAGCAGGTTGGCGGCAAAACCCTTGCCCTTGCCAGGCTTCATCAGCACAAGATCCGGGTGCCCAAAACATTTTGTGTTCCATGCCATGTTTATGACAGTTATCTGTCAGGCACCAGGCTCAAGGATCGAATCCTTATGGAAATCAACCGCAAAGCGATTGAAAAGATGAGGTGGGAAGAGATCTGGGATGTATCGCTTCGCATTCGCAATTTTTTTCTGACCACCCCCATTCCCGGCCGCCTCGGTCAATCCCTTGCCCGTGAAATTCACACTCATTGCGGGACAGCTCCGGTTGCGGTAAGATCGTCTGCCCCGGCAGAGGATGGCAAGTCCACCTCTTTTGCAGGAGTGCATGAATCATTTTTAAATGTCAGCGGCACAGATGCTATTTTGAAACACATCCGGCTGGTCTGGGCTTCTTTGTATTCGGATGCGGCGTTGTTGTACCGGAAAGAGTTGGGCCTGGATATCAGTAAAAGCTCAATGGCCGTAGTTATACAGGAGTTGATACCCTCTGACCGGTCCGGTGTGTTTTTCAGCATCAACCCGTCGGATTCTGCCCAGTCGGTTCTGGAGTCGGTCTATGGGTTGAACCAGGGGCTTGTGGATGGCGATATTGATCCGGATCGCTGGATCATTGACCGGTTTTCGGGAAATATTCTCAAGCATACTGAACCCATGCGGGATCACTATGCCGTGCCTGTACTGGATGGAGTGAGTCTTGAGTCTTTGCCGGAAGATCTGCGAAACAAACCGCCATTGAACGAACAAGAGATTCGGCAGGTATGGGAAACAGGAATAAAGGCGGAACGTCTGTTCAACAGACCCCAGGATATGGAGTGGGCCTTCAGCCGGGACAGGCTGGTGGTGCTGCAGGCAAGGCCCGTTACCAGCAGCGGGTTTAAGGACAGCGATGATAAGCGGGCATGGTACTTAAGCCTTCACAGAAGCCATGAAAATTTAAAAACTCTCCATGATAAAATTGAAAATAGCCTGATTCCGGAAATGATCCTGACAGCCGATAAAATGGGGCAGATCCATCTGCCAGAAATGACCAACGCAGCTCTTGCCAATGAAATTAAAACCCGGCAGGAGATCTATGATCACTGGGTTAAGGTGTACTGGGCGGATTTCATTCCTTTTGCCCACGGCATCCGGCTGTTTGGTCAGGTTTATAATGATGCTGTACGGCCGGAAGATCCTTATGAATTTATGAAATTGTTAGAGAAAACCGGTCTGAAAAGTATTGAAAGGAACCGGCTGCTGGAAAAATTGGCCGATGTAATTCGTCAGGACCCTGATCTGAATGAGACATTGGCGATCGGGGATGAACCGGCCGGTGATCATCTGTTTATGGTTCTTCTGGAAGAGTTTGTCTCAAAGTTCGGTGACCTGGCCTGCCAGACCTCTGGTGCCAGTGAATGTTACCAGGGGAATACCGCCATCATACGGATTATCCTTCAATTTGCCCGGCGGCCTTCAGCGCCCGCTTTAAAAAATGATAAGACCGATATCCATGCCCTAAGGGAAAAATATTTGGCCTGTTTTTATAGCGAAAAGCAGGCGTTTGCCAAAGATATCCTGCATCTGGGGCGGGCCAGTTACCGGTTGCGGGATGATGATAATATTCACCTGGGCCGGATTGAAGCCCGGCTGTTTGAAGCTGTCCGGGAAGGCCGGAACAGGTTGGCAGACCCGGATGCATATCCATTTGACCTGGAACGGCTGGCGGAACTGCCTGCATTGTCTTCACACCTTGAGGGGCCGGCTCCGTCACCCGAAAAAGAAACCGCATCCGGGGTAAAGGATCTTTGGTTAAAGGCCCGCCAGGTTGTGGGCCATCCGGCAGGACCGGGGATTGCAAAGGGCTGTGCCAGGGTTATTCTGGAACAGGACGACCTGCTTGAGTTTAAGCAAGGAGAGGTTCTGATCTGCCAGGGGGTTGACCCCAACATGACCTTTGTGGTTCCCTTGGCTGCAGCCGTGATCGAAGAACGCGGCGGAATGTTGATTCACGGGGCCATTATTGCCAGGGAATATGGGCTGCCCTGTGTCACCGGGGCCTCTCACATTACCGGCTTGATCCGGACCGGGGACCAGGTGACAGTGGACGGATATCTGGGAATCGTCACCTGTGATACCGGGGAACTTGAGTCGTGA
- a CDS encoding MBL fold metallo-hydrolase, with amino-acid sequence MKTFKLFGAAVLGIVLLIVFVIFSCSSRDKKSFSEIQWKQKVEDTRVEDLYAPHFKEGRFYTPWMEMGDKSFLDVLGWKLFSKTHYTSEETDFLPRVTPDTAERLDQVRGDFILWIGHNTFLIRIDKVYWITDPVFSKRALLPARLTPPALSLKELNEIVKDLNILISHNHYDHLDRSTMKQLPRDAAVFVPRGLKTYVMGMDKTNVRELDWWEAVDTGKGSTLICLPAQHWSMRIGQGRNRSLWAAWLLKTPKATLYFGGDSGYFKGFREIGRKYPDIDYAFMPITAYHPRWFMQYQHMNIPEAVKAFEDLGARFFIPTQWGTFHLGSEPAGFPGLDLIRHIRKNNLDLFRFNIMDVGQILPLN; translated from the coding sequence GTGAAAACGTTTAAACTCTTTGGTGCTGCCGTACTGGGCATTGTTCTATTGATCGTTTTTGTTATCTTTTCGTGTTCTTCAAGGGACAAAAAATCTTTTTCAGAAATCCAATGGAAACAAAAGGTGGAAGACACCCGGGTTGAGGATCTGTATGCCCCCCATTTTAAGGAGGGACGGTTTTATACTCCCTGGATGGAAATGGGGGATAAAAGTTTTCTGGATGTACTGGGATGGAAACTGTTTTCAAAAACTCATTATACCAGTGAGGAAACAGATTTTTTGCCCAGGGTCACTCCTGATACGGCAGAACGTCTTGATCAGGTCCGGGGCGATTTTATTCTCTGGATCGGGCACAACACCTTTTTGATCCGGATTGACAAGGTATACTGGATAACGGACCCGGTCTTTTCCAAGCGGGCCCTGCTGCCGGCAAGGTTGACACCTCCCGCCCTTAGTCTGAAAGAGTTGAATGAGATTGTTAAAGATCTCAATATTTTGATTTCCCATAACCATTATGATCATCTGGACCGCTCAACCATGAAACAGCTTCCCAGGGATGCTGCAGTATTTGTTCCCAGGGGGCTGAAAACTTATGTGATGGGCATGGACAAAACAAACGTGCGGGAACTGGACTGGTGGGAAGCAGTGGACACCGGGAAAGGGTCAACATTGATCTGTCTTCCGGCCCAGCACTGGTCCATGAGAATCGGCCAGGGCCGGAACCGTTCCCTCTGGGCAGCCTGGCTTCTGAAAACCCCAAAGGCGACCCTTTATTTTGGAGGTGATTCCGGTTATTTTAAAGGATTCCGGGAAATCGGGCGCAAATATCCGGATATTGATTACGCGTTTATGCCGATCACTGCATACCACCCCAGGTGGTTCATGCAATACCAGCACATGAACATCCCCGAGGCAGTCAAAGCGTTTGAAGATCTTGGTGCGCGATTTTTTATTCCTACCCAGTGGGGAACCTTTCATCTGGGCAGCGAGCCTGCCGGGTTCCCGGGCCTGGATCTTATCCGCCATATCCGAAAAAATAATCTTGATCTGTTTCGCTTCAACATAATGGATGTGGGCCAGATCCTTCCTCTTAACTGA
- a CDS encoding phosphate-starvation-inducible PsiE family protein has translation MDDLSNPNEPLVQKLRTIVRIAIRLLAILMTTVIIWGVADVILVMYQELKAPPFMLLTISDILALFGAFMAVLIAVEILINILIYLRDDVIHVKIVMATALMAISRKVIIMDLTKISAEYVLAIAAMTLAMSVGYWLVVVKGNEDGKICISDIEEQWKNKS, from the coding sequence ATGGATGATTTATCAAACCCGAATGAACCACTGGTCCAGAAATTAAGAACTATCGTTCGCATTGCAATCAGATTATTGGCCATTCTGATGACCACTGTTATCATTTGGGGTGTGGCCGATGTTATTTTAGTAATGTATCAGGAACTGAAAGCTCCACCGTTCATGCTGCTTACCATCTCAGACATTCTGGCGTTGTTCGGTGCTTTTATGGCTGTTTTGATTGCCGTCGAAATACTGATCAACATTCTTATTTATTTACGGGATGATGTGATCCATGTAAAGATTGTCATGGCCACAGCACTGATGGCCATTTCCCGAAAGGTCATTATCATGGATTTAACTAAAATTTCAGCGGAATATGTCCTTGCCATAGCGGCAATGACGCTTGCCATGAGCGTCGGCTACTGGCTGGTTGTGGTCAAAGGCAACGAAGATGGCAAAATCTGTATTAGTGATATAGAAGAACAATGGAAGAATAAGTCATGA
- a CDS encoding nitrilase-related carbon-nitrogen hydrolase gives MFQVAAIQITPILGDIQANLKRGIQFMRQLGQEADLIVFPELWTTGYYLSRQAFQQLAETRDGPSINQLREEARRAKAVVISSFAEKDSENQLFISAAIIDQKGEILGIVRKSLLWGRESEIFKKGEIKYPIFETEQAKIGVLICYEMEFPEPSRLLALEGVELIICPSVWSVSASRRWDIQLPARALDNTVFILGVNTVGNNSCGKSKLVGPMGDILAEASDAREEVLLRAVDIQSLYWARDENRYLEDYRTKLTPGGSTIPTPII, from the coding sequence ATGTTTCAAGTCGCTGCCATTCAGATCACACCTATTTTAGGTGATATTCAGGCCAATTTAAAACGAGGAATTCAGTTTATGAGACAGCTCGGCCAGGAAGCCGATCTAATAGTTTTTCCTGAACTCTGGACCACGGGTTACTATCTGTCCAGGCAGGCTTTTCAACAATTGGCTGAAACAAGAGACGGACCTTCCATTAATCAACTCAGAGAAGAGGCTCGACGCGCAAAAGCCGTGGTGATCAGTTCTTTTGCAGAAAAAGATTCCGAAAATCAATTGTTTATTTCAGCGGCTATTATCGATCAAAAAGGAGAGATATTGGGTATTGTGCGCAAAAGCCTTTTATGGGGGCGCGAGAGCGAAATTTTTAAAAAGGGTGAGATAAAATACCCCATTTTTGAAACAGAACAGGCAAAAATAGGGGTGTTGATCTGTTATGAAATGGAATTTCCTGAACCATCAAGGCTGTTGGCATTGGAAGGCGTGGAACTGATTATTTGCCCTTCCGTATGGAGTGTATCTGCATCGCGGCGTTGGGATATCCAATTGCCAGCACGAGCCTTGGACAATACCGTCTTTATTTTAGGCGTTAATACCGTTGGTAATAACAGTTGTGGAAAAAGCAAACTGGTTGGCCCCATGGGTGACATTCTGGCAGAGGCTTCTGATGCCAGAGAAGAGGTTCTGTTAAGAGCCGTTGATATTCAATCCTTATATTGGGCGCGCGATGAGAATCGGTATTTGGAAGATTACCGGACCAAATTAACACCAGGAGGAAGCACTATACCAACTCCCATTATTTAA
- a CDS encoding GDSL-type esterase/lipase family protein, whose protein sequence is MKTIIITSTVILVSLAVLFSFPSSYKIKNADPIGETIVCFGDSLTYGTGATKGMDYPSQLSRLIDIEVINSGVPGDTTEKALNRIDKIINMNPRIVLITIGGNDLKNGVKKEIAFKNIEQLIHIIQKNGALVILGGIDVPFWGRGFGRGYIELAEKTGSVLVQNIFKDIFGKPRLMSDSIHPNNQGYTIMAKHFYKALKPYL, encoded by the coding sequence ATGAAAACCATTATCATCACATCCACAGTCATACTTGTCAGTCTGGCAGTCCTTTTTTCCTTTCCATCATCTTATAAAATCAAAAATGCTGATCCAATTGGGGAAACCATTGTTTGTTTCGGAGATAGCCTGACCTATGGTACTGGAGCAACAAAAGGTATGGATTACCCGTCCCAGCTATCCAGATTGATTGATATTGAAGTTATCAATTCAGGGGTGCCGGGAGACACAACTGAAAAAGCACTTAATCGTATTGATAAAATAATTAATATGAATCCACGTATTGTGTTGATCACCATAGGAGGTAACGATCTTAAAAACGGTGTCAAAAAAGAAATTGCTTTTAAAAATATTGAGCAGCTGATTCATATAATACAAAAAAACGGTGCCTTAGTAATCCTTGGTGGGATTGACGTTCCTTTTTGGGGACGAGGATTTGGAAGGGGTTATATTGAATTAGCAGAAAAAACCGGTTCGGTTCTCGTTCAGAATATTTTTAAAGATATTTTTGGAAAGCCTCGACTAATGAGTGATTCGATCCACCCTAACAATCAGGGATATACAATTATGGCCAAACATTTTTACAAGGCTCTAAAGCCATATTTATAA
- a CDS encoding DUF2284 domain-containing protein — translation MMLKQNLKQLIHEAERLGASACAVISSKEIQVKDDLAALCNGEYTCPNYGLASSCPPFVKGPAEFRKWQSQSRYSITVKIELPASVMFSDERKSVMQLLHQIVAAVEQKAIKIGFGKSKAFAGGSCKELFCDDQEKCCVIAENRPCRHIEFARPSMSGFGIDVIQLMKSSGWSAQKANNANVSDKDAISWVAGLIILA, via the coding sequence ATGATGTTAAAACAGAACCTTAAACAATTGATACATGAAGCAGAAAGGCTTGGAGCAAGTGCTTGTGCTGTCATATCGTCCAAAGAGATTCAGGTTAAAGATGACTTGGCAGCACTTTGTAATGGAGAATATACCTGCCCAAATTATGGGCTTGCATCAAGTTGCCCACCTTTTGTTAAAGGCCCGGCTGAATTTAGAAAATGGCAGTCACAGAGCAGATATTCAATTACAGTAAAAATAGAATTGCCGGCATCAGTAATGTTTTCTGATGAACGCAAAAGTGTGATGCAACTGCTTCATCAGATTGTAGCAGCAGTAGAGCAAAAAGCCATCAAAATAGGTTTTGGAAAGTCAAAAGCTTTTGCCGGAGGATCATGCAAAGAATTATTTTGTGACGATCAAGAAAAATGCTGCGTTATAGCAGAAAACAGACCCTGCCGTCATATAGAGTTTGCTCGCCCATCAATGTCAGGTTTTGGTATCGATGTCATCCAATTAATGAAGTCTTCCGGATGGTCAGCTCAAAAAGCGAACAACGCGAATGTATCAGATAAAGATGCCATAAGCTGGGTTGCAGGCCTAATAATTCTTGCCTGA
- a CDS encoding flavodoxin domain-containing protein — MKKVLIAYSSRTGTTQKMADYLAEGFRMSDNQVEAVKISTLKDEKDISGYDAYLFGCPTYHKDMTGGMKQFLFKAERANLIGKIAGAFGSHTHSGEAAPMVFDTMQHVFKMDVTTLGPLNLTEEIMSNDEGVKACHDYAKAIAEKL, encoded by the coding sequence ATGAAAAAAGTATTGATTGCGTATTCAAGCCGGACAGGTACCACGCAGAAAATGGCCGATTACCTTGCAGAAGGATTCAGAATGTCAGACAATCAGGTTGAGGCCGTAAAAATTTCCACGCTCAAGGATGAAAAAGATATATCAGGTTATGATGCATATCTCTTCGGATGTCCCACATATCATAAGGATATGACCGGCGGAATGAAACAATTTCTTTTCAAGGCGGAAAGAGCAAATCTAATAGGAAAAATTGCCGGTGCCTTTGGATCTCACACCCACAGCGGTGAGGCCGCTCCTATGGTATTTGACACCATGCAGCATGTTTTTAAAATGGATGTCACAACCCTTGGCCCTCTGAATCTCACCGAAGAGATAATGAGCAACGATGAAGGAGTGAAAGCTTGCCACGATTATGCTAAAGCTATCGCTGAAAAGCTGTAA
- a CDS encoding MBL fold metallo-hydrolase — protein MYFNQISVVGLGCQSYCIGCPASKKMMVVDPKRDIQDYLEIAFQEGMNITHIINTHLHADHVSGDQELSAATGADIYINDSLEINYPHKNIEHGDILTLGAAKIEVLHTPGHTPNSISLVVTDTSRSSEPQMILTGDLLFVGDIGRPDLPGAEILDEQVENLYNSLYKTLANYPDHLEVYPAHAEGSLCGRGMSAKKSSTLGYERKANHMLCFNSFEEFKNDITSAFPVKPKSFAHIIATNRKGADLLDACTMDKRLTPRHFQELMEDKGTLILDTRGSAAYGGFHIPGSINIGFEKQLANWVGMVIDPKSELLLVVDDREAYDRMTTELHRIGYDAIIGYLSGGINAWLMSGRPVEQLTQISPLQLQLLLGPDCPKILDVRTLAEWDSGHIHQARHLPLTDILEGNIPDMDKNQEIILQCGSGYRSNIAASFFKEAGFTNLKSLAGGIFAWSNANLPLV, from the coding sequence ATGTATTTTAACCAAATTTCTGTCGTAGGACTCGGGTGTCAGTCCTATTGCATCGGTTGTCCAGCCTCTAAAAAAATGATGGTTGTGGACCCAAAAAGAGATATTCAAGATTATCTGGAGATTGCCTTTCAAGAAGGCATGAATATCACTCATATTATCAATACCCATCTGCACGCCGACCATGTTTCCGGCGATCAGGAATTAAGTGCAGCAACTGGTGCCGATATCTATATTAATGACAGTTTAGAGATCAATTATCCCCATAAAAATATCGAACATGGTGACATCCTTACTTTGGGCGCGGCTAAAATTGAGGTATTGCATACGCCCGGACATACCCCGAATTCAATTTCCCTTGTTGTGACGGACACATCCCGATCCAGTGAACCTCAGATGATCCTAACAGGAGATCTGCTTTTTGTTGGTGATATAGGACGGCCAGATCTCCCTGGTGCTGAAATTCTCGATGAACAAGTAGAGAATCTGTATAACAGCCTGTATAAAACCCTGGCCAACTATCCCGACCATTTGGAAGTCTATCCTGCCCATGCTGAAGGTTCGTTGTGCGGTAGAGGCATGAGTGCTAAAAAAAGCTCCACCTTAGGGTATGAACGAAAAGCCAACCACATGCTTTGCTTTAATTCTTTTGAGGAATTTAAAAACGATATTACATCTGCTTTTCCCGTAAAGCCTAAAAGTTTTGCCCACATTATTGCCACCAATAGGAAAGGTGCCGACCTGCTGGATGCGTGTACCATGGACAAAAGGCTGACGCCAAGGCATTTCCAAGAATTGATGGAAGATAAAGGCACTTTGATATTGGATACACGGGGCAGTGCTGCGTATGGAGGGTTTCACATCCCCGGCAGTATCAACATTGGTTTTGAAAAACAATTGGCCAACTGGGTGGGAATGGTTATTGATCCAAAATCAGAGCTTCTTCTGGTGGTGGATGACCGTGAAGCCTATGACCGGATGACCACAGAACTTCACCGCATTGGCTACGATGCGATTATAGGTTATTTGTCAGGGGGCATTAATGCCTGGTTAATGAGCGGTCGTCCCGTAGAGCAATTGACCCAGATTTCACCACTGCAACTACAGCTTCTGCTTGGTCCTGATTGTCCAAAAATTCTGGATGTCCGTACTCTTGCAGAATGGGATAGTGGTCATATACATCAGGCCAGGCACCTGCCGCTTACAGATATTTTAGAGGGTAATATACCTGATATGGATAAAAATCAGGAAATCATTTTACAATGTGGCAGTGGTTATAGATCCAACATTGCAGCAAGTTTTTTTAAAGAAGCAGGGTTCACGAATTTAAAGTCCCTGGCCGGCGGAATATTTGCCTGGTCTAATGCCAATCTTCCATTGGTTTAG